In Pirellulales bacterium, the following proteins share a genomic window:
- a CDS encoding PilZ domain-containing protein, which yields MEAVEREQGQELGAILERFIGGQRSKLSDKRCAPRAAYPAPLAIAPYDGELYPQQEEFVPVYGRDLSRTGISFFATEMPASELVALRLGNAPLQQVVIAARVVRVSSGYFQRRRQLIVGCQFISRLHPQ from the coding sequence ATGGAAGCGGTTGAGCGCGAACAAGGCCAGGAACTCGGGGCGATCCTCGAGCGTTTCATTGGCGGTCAGCGCAGCAAACTCAGCGACAAGCGCTGCGCGCCTCGTGCGGCCTATCCGGCGCCGTTGGCGATCGCCCCCTACGACGGCGAGCTCTATCCCCAACAGGAAGAATTCGTGCCGGTCTACGGCCGAGATTTGTCCAGAACGGGGATCTCCTTCTTTGCCACCGAGATGCCCGCCTCGGAGTTGGTCGCACTCAGGTTGGGGAATGCACCGCTTCAACAGGTCGTCATTGCCGCGCGGGTTGTGCGCGTGAGTTCGGGCTACTTCCAACGGCGGCGCCAGTTAATCGTGGGATGCCAGTTCATCTCGCGATTGCACCCCCAGTAG
- a CDS encoding glycosyltransferase family 2 protein has product MFRLPAGFKLSVCMPVYNEAQTIREIVARVRSVPIPKEIILVDDGSTDGTREVLAEMIGQPDLVIRFHDENRGKGAALRTAIAESTGDVVLIQDADLEYDPREYPQLVEPILDGRADVVYGSRFIGSGSRIQSFRHRLINASLTLLSNVTTNLNLTDMETCYKVFRRDVLGDISIAQDRFGVEPELTAKIARRRCRIYEVPISYAPRGYAEGKKIGLRDFFNAVWCTIRYAIAD; this is encoded by the coding sequence ATGTTTCGACTGCCGGCCGGCTTCAAGCTCTCGGTCTGCATGCCCGTCTACAACGAAGCTCAGACGATTCGCGAGATCGTGGCCCGGGTGCGCAGCGTGCCGATTCCGAAAGAAATCATTCTGGTCGACGACGGCAGCACCGACGGCACGCGCGAAGTGCTCGCCGAAATGATCGGTCAGCCCGACCTGGTAATCCGCTTTCACGACGAGAATCGGGGCAAAGGCGCCGCGCTGCGGACCGCCATCGCCGAATCGACGGGGGACGTCGTGCTGATTCAGGATGCCGATCTCGAATACGATCCGCGGGAGTATCCGCAACTGGTCGAGCCGATTCTCGACGGACGGGCCGACGTCGTCTATGGGTCGCGGTTCATCGGCAGCGGCAGCCGCATTCAGTCGTTCCGTCATCGATTGATCAATGCGTCGTTGACGCTGCTGTCGAACGTGACGACCAATTTGAATCTCACCGACATGGAGACCTGCTACAAGGTGTTCCGCCGCGACGTGCTCGGAGACATCTCGATCGCGCAAGACCGCTTTGGCGTCGAGCCGGAGCTGACGGCGAAGATCGCCCGGCGACGCTGCCGCATCTACGAAGTGCCGATCAGCTACGCCCCGCGCGGCTATGCCGAAGGCAAGAAGATCGGCCTGCGCGACTTCTTCAATGCCGTCTGGTGTACGATCCGCTATGCCATCGCCGACTGA
- a CDS encoding acyl carrier protein, which translates to MLDSDLRAERCSICGGEGSSATEGSACAGCQELLVWCRQQLSELLEVPAAAITLEADLEHELGADSLDLVELVMEVEAYFDVQVPDEEALKQMRTLADAVRYIQTQTRRVPASAR; encoded by the coding sequence ATGCTTGATTCCGATCTCCGTGCAGAACGCTGTTCCATTTGTGGCGGTGAAGGTTCCTCGGCGACCGAAGGTTCCGCTTGCGCCGGGTGCCAGGAACTGCTCGTCTGGTGCCGCCAGCAACTGTCGGAGCTGCTGGAAGTGCCGGCTGCGGCCATCACGCTCGAGGCCGATCTCGAGCATGAGCTGGGGGCCGATTCGCTCGATCTGGTCGAGCTGGTCATGGAGGTTGAAGCTTACTTCGATGTCCAAGTGCCCGACGAAGAGGCCCTCAAGCAGATGCGCACCCTGGCAGATGCCGTGCGCTACATCCAAACGCAGACCCGGCGAGTTCCGGCCTCGGCACGTTGA
- a CDS encoding sigma 54-interacting transcriptional regulator — translation MRFRRRHVLYFATAFAVLYSLGVLYRVQTSYDVGVQCLIANDSELGPKVRRVELSGADYVGEQPRADDLLVGLADQPVPTFLHFRRMLSGLRRTLGDEWEVGGLPSLAALESAAASAVEPVVEIDGSPWVRAEFERPGSDTTSPSSRFTTWLRLVPVPGHTLGLSLAWFLLQMMLFGLGGLVFWRRPGDASATIFFALCVVSVVAFMGGLHWTSLIGARWLLYPFAGSALLLAPLTLHFYLLFPRPARALRLHPRWTLAAVYTVPSLVAGVLLGSLIYTGVGYDVGLPVADVQAALYWLSVAIYFSVVLSIGIFLLGHAVLVRSYLRCRTTAERRQVQWILSAAAIAVLPLGVLLYMLLVDRAQFAYGQTSRTLIYLTSLLFAAAYAVSVTRHKLLYAGRLLNRGLLYVTISLAATALFCLMVGIATALVGKYYFRWENALAVGLTAMLVAVVLGLIRDRFQRALDRRFLRDKYQLDGAMRRMSRAVDRLVEPHQLAAQMLQSALEAVGCERGAVYLRGSGGKSFALAAQIGASHSAEELPADSPLATELRYRGMLSSRLGLAVLPSPGQQQLRDLDGELAFVLEQDGTVIGVTILGTKEDGGPYTPEDRTFLTALARTTTLALRSAEGHRTIEALRERMQAKLTQIAEQQQRISFLQGELLSRARHSGRPASLDDTTGGAAQEDHGIRGTSPVVRDMLAQVAKIAQSPASVLIRGESGTGKELLARAIHQGSPRAAGPFVAVHCAALSSSLLESELFGHEKGAFTGADRQRRGRFEMAHRGTLFLDEIGDVNLDTQTRLLRVLQERSFERVGGMETITTDVRLIAATHQDLEQLIARGRFREDLYYRLNVISLRSPPLRERREDIFELSLHFLRIYAERAGKHLVRFDEDALALLADFPWPGNIRQLENAIERAVVLAEGESITRDDLPPELLHPVEVREGRRPTRRQPQYAAPRPLRSERLIDEVFELERARILEALNACDGNKARAAERLGIPRSTLFSKLRKYGLT, via the coding sequence ATGCGATTTCGACGCCGACACGTTCTGTACTTTGCCACGGCCTTTGCCGTGCTCTATTCGCTGGGCGTACTCTACCGCGTCCAGACCAGCTACGACGTTGGCGTTCAGTGCTTGATTGCGAACGACTCTGAACTGGGCCCAAAGGTCCGCCGGGTCGAGCTCAGCGGCGCCGATTATGTGGGCGAGCAGCCCCGGGCAGATGATTTGCTTGTTGGCCTGGCAGATCAGCCAGTTCCGACCTTCCTCCACTTCCGACGCATGTTGAGTGGATTACGACGGACGCTGGGGGACGAGTGGGAAGTAGGTGGTTTACCAAGTCTGGCAGCCTTGGAAAGTGCGGCTGCGTCAGCGGTTGAACCCGTTGTCGAGATCGATGGCAGCCCCTGGGTGCGGGCCGAGTTCGAGCGGCCAGGCTCAGACACCACTTCACCTTCCAGTCGCTTCACGACCTGGCTGCGGCTGGTTCCGGTGCCGGGGCACACGCTGGGACTCTCGCTGGCGTGGTTTCTGCTCCAGATGATGCTGTTCGGACTGGGAGGCCTCGTCTTCTGGCGTCGTCCCGGCGACGCCTCGGCCACGATCTTCTTCGCTCTGTGCGTGGTAAGTGTCGTGGCTTTTATGGGCGGGCTGCACTGGACGAGCTTGATCGGCGCGCGGTGGCTGCTCTATCCGTTCGCCGGCAGTGCGCTGTTGCTGGCGCCGCTCACGCTGCATTTCTACCTGTTGTTCCCACGTCCGGCCCGCGCCCTACGATTGCATCCGCGTTGGACGTTGGCGGCGGTGTACACCGTGCCCTCGCTCGTCGCGGGCGTACTGCTCGGTTCGCTGATCTACACGGGCGTGGGCTACGACGTCGGCCTGCCAGTCGCCGACGTTCAAGCGGCCTTGTACTGGTTATCGGTGGCGATCTACTTTTCCGTGGTGCTGTCGATCGGCATTTTCCTGCTCGGCCACGCGGTGCTCGTGCGCAGTTATCTGCGCTGCCGCACGACCGCCGAACGGCGCCAGGTGCAGTGGATTCTCTCGGCCGCGGCGATCGCCGTGCTGCCGCTCGGCGTGTTGCTCTACATGCTGCTCGTGGACCGGGCGCAATTCGCCTACGGGCAGACGAGCCGCACGCTGATCTATCTGACGAGCCTGCTGTTTGCGGCGGCGTACGCCGTCAGCGTCACGCGGCACAAGCTGCTGTATGCCGGTCGGTTGCTGAATCGGGGGCTGCTCTATGTGACGATCAGCCTCGCCGCGACCGCCCTGTTCTGCCTGATGGTGGGCATCGCCACGGCGCTCGTGGGCAAGTATTACTTTCGCTGGGAAAATGCCCTCGCCGTGGGGCTGACGGCCATGCTGGTGGCGGTCGTGTTGGGGTTGATTCGCGATCGATTCCAACGCGCGCTCGATCGGCGTTTTCTGCGGGACAAGTACCAGCTCGACGGCGCCATGCGGCGCATGAGCCGTGCGGTCGATCGTCTCGTCGAGCCGCATCAACTGGCCGCGCAAATGCTGCAGTCGGCGCTCGAGGCGGTGGGTTGCGAGCGCGGCGCCGTCTACCTGCGTGGCAGCGGCGGCAAGTCGTTCGCCCTGGCGGCTCAGATCGGGGCCAGCCATTCGGCCGAGGAACTGCCCGCCGATAGTCCGCTGGCGACCGAGCTGCGCTATCGCGGCATGCTGAGCAGTCGCCTGGGGCTGGCCGTGCTTCCGTCCCCCGGTCAGCAGCAGTTGCGCGACCTGGATGGCGAACTGGCCTTCGTGCTCGAGCAGGATGGCACGGTGATTGGCGTGACGATTCTCGGCACGAAGGAAGATGGCGGCCCGTACACGCCAGAAGATCGCACCTTCCTGACGGCGCTCGCGCGCACGACGACGCTCGCGCTGCGCAGTGCCGAAGGACACCGCACGATCGAGGCGCTGCGCGAGCGCATGCAGGCCAAGCTCACGCAGATCGCCGAGCAGCAGCAGCGCATCTCGTTCCTGCAGGGAGAACTGCTGAGCCGCGCGCGGCACTCCGGTCGCCCGGCGAGTTTGGATGACACGACCGGGGGTGCTGCCCAGGAAGATCACGGCATTCGCGGCACCAGCCCCGTCGTGCGAGACATGCTGGCACAGGTGGCCAAGATCGCCCAGAGCCCGGCTAGCGTGTTGATCCGCGGCGAGAGTGGGACGGGCAAGGAATTGCTCGCGCGGGCGATTCATCAGGGAAGCCCGCGAGCCGCGGGGCCCTTCGTGGCCGTGCATTGTGCGGCACTCAGCTCGAGCCTGCTCGAAAGCGAGCTCTTCGGTCACGAGAAGGGGGCTTTCACCGGCGCCGATCGCCAGCGTCGCGGACGCTTCGAGATGGCCCATCGCGGCACGCTGTTTCTCGACGAGATCGGCGACGTCAATCTCGACACGCAAACCCGGCTGCTGCGCGTGCTGCAGGAACGCAGCTTCGAACGTGTGGGGGGGATGGAAACGATCACCACCGATGTGCGTTTGATCGCCGCGACGCATCAGGATCTCGAACAGTTGATCGCGCGTGGCCGCTTCCGCGAGGACTTGTACTACCGGCTGAACGTCATCAGTCTGCGCAGCCCCCCCTTGCGCGAACGGCGCGAAGACATCTTCGAACTGTCACTCCACTTTCTGCGCATCTATGCCGAGCGCGCCGGCAAGCACCTGGTGCGGTTCGACGAGGACGCCCTGGCGTTGCTGGCCGACTTCCCTTGGCCGGGCAATATTCGCCAGCTCGAAAATGCCATCGAGCGCGCCGTCGTGCTGGCCGAGGGAGAATCGATCACGCGCGACGACCTGCCCCCCGAATTGCTTCACCCGGTGGAAGTGCGCGAAGGACGCCGCCCGACGCGCCGGCAGCCGCAGTATGCGGCCCCCCGGCCGCTGCGCAGCGAGCGCCTGATCGATGAAGTCTTCGAACTCGAGCGCGCCCGCATTCTCGAGGCGCTCAACGCCTGCGACGGCAACAAGGCGCGGGCGGCCGAACGGCTGGGGATTCCTCGCAGCACGCTGTTCAGCAAGCTGCGCAAGTATGGGCTGACTTGA
- the tadA gene encoding Flp pilus assembly complex ATPase component TadA, giving the protein MRQFVVAVVGGLAVSAFRVEVLLAQTPKWPDSPGFERGPGFYMSWLKLIVCWLLFLIWVATADWINRDAQIHRFKDHRWNAIVFFPFVASFILLWTIPFFWVGFPLMLLAYGIPVGWYILYRNNIVPPHEQVMTGDHLRFVLFTRLNSLGFKLDAERKAGKDLGPPIELTGQGGADERENTAHLLLARQSEGFLPAREILAEALTRRCESLMLDYTAQAAAVRYEIDGVWHNGEARNREEADAALAVMKTIASLNAAERRARQQGTFGAKWANVKYTAHFLSQGTQTGERVLIRFDDGSQRIKKLSDTGMRDKLQEQVGELLKAQQGFVIFSAPPRGGLTALMNAALNSSDRFTRGWVAVEEVTQPERTIENVAVTTYNAAEGETPDTVLPRLVRQYPDVIIVRDLVNPETINLLVEQLESNRLIITGVKAKDSAEALLRILAMKPNAAKFIGAVSGVVNGRLIRKLCDTCKEAYAPPPQVLQQLRLPVGKIEAFYRPPQTPEEVCPDCGGIGYYGRTAIFEVLNVDDGVRQTLATTPRLDALRVAARKAGMRTLQEDGILLVVKGVTSLQELMRALKE; this is encoded by the coding sequence ATGCGGCAATTCGTTGTAGCGGTGGTGGGGGGGCTGGCGGTCTCGGCGTTCCGGGTCGAGGTCCTGCTGGCGCAGACCCCCAAGTGGCCCGATTCTCCGGGCTTCGAGCGCGGGCCAGGCTTCTACATGAGCTGGCTCAAGCTCATCGTCTGCTGGCTCCTGTTTCTCATCTGGGTGGCCACGGCCGATTGGATCAATCGCGACGCGCAGATCCATCGCTTCAAGGATCACCGCTGGAACGCGATCGTCTTCTTTCCGTTCGTCGCCAGCTTCATCCTGCTATGGACGATTCCGTTCTTTTGGGTCGGATTTCCGCTGATGCTGCTGGCCTACGGCATTCCGGTCGGCTGGTACATCTTGTACCGCAACAACATCGTCCCCCCGCACGAGCAGGTGATGACGGGCGATCACCTGCGCTTCGTGCTCTTCACGCGTTTGAACTCGCTCGGCTTCAAGCTCGACGCCGAACGCAAGGCGGGGAAAGACCTCGGTCCGCCCATCGAGTTGACGGGGCAGGGGGGGGCCGACGAGCGCGAGAACACCGCCCACCTGCTCTTGGCACGGCAGAGCGAAGGCTTTTTGCCGGCGCGCGAGATCCTGGCCGAGGCCCTCACCAGACGCTGCGAGTCGCTCATGCTCGACTACACGGCGCAGGCCGCCGCCGTGCGCTACGAGATCGACGGCGTGTGGCACAACGGCGAAGCCCGCAATCGCGAAGAAGCCGACGCGGCGCTGGCCGTCATGAAGACGATCGCCTCGCTCAACGCGGCCGAGCGGCGCGCCCGCCAGCAGGGCACCTTCGGCGCGAAATGGGCCAACGTGAAATACACGGCGCACTTCCTCAGCCAGGGAACGCAGACCGGCGAACGCGTGTTGATCCGCTTCGACGATGGCAGCCAACGCATCAAGAAGTTGTCCGACACCGGCATGCGCGACAAGCTGCAAGAACAGGTGGGCGAGCTGCTCAAGGCGCAGCAGGGGTTTGTCATCTTCTCCGCCCCGCCACGTGGTGGGCTCACCGCACTGATGAACGCGGCCTTGAACTCGTCCGATCGCTTTACCCGCGGTTGGGTCGCGGTCGAAGAGGTGACCCAACCCGAACGCACGATCGAGAACGTCGCGGTCACGACCTACAACGCGGCCGAGGGCGAAACGCCCGACACCGTGCTGCCGCGCCTGGTTCGCCAGTATCCCGACGTGATCATCGTTCGCGACCTGGTCAATCCAGAGACGATCAACCTGCTGGTCGAACAGCTCGAGAGCAATCGGCTGATCATCACCGGCGTGAAGGCCAAGGATTCGGCCGAGGCGTTGTTGCGCATCCTGGCGATGAAGCCGAACGCGGCGAAATTCATCGGCGCGGTCAGCGGCGTCGTCAACGGCCGCCTCATTCGCAAGCTGTGCGACACGTGCAAGGAGGCCTACGCTCCGCCGCCGCAGGTCTTGCAGCAACTGCGCTTGCCCGTGGGCAAGATCGAGGCCTTCTACCGTCCCCCCCAGACGCCCGAGGAAGTGTGCCCCGATTGCGGCGGCATCGGTTATTACGGCCGGACGGCGATCTTCGAGGTCTTGAACGTCGACGATGGCGTGCGCCAGACGTTGGCCACCACGCCCCGGCTCGACGCGCTGCGGGTGGCGGCGCGCAAGGCGGGCATGCGCACCCTGCAAGAAGATGGCATCCTGCTGGTCGTTAAAGGGGTGACGTCGTTACAAGAATTGATGCGCGCACTCAAGGAATAG